One window of the Eucalyptus grandis isolate ANBG69807.140 chromosome 8, ASM1654582v1, whole genome shotgun sequence genome contains the following:
- the LOC104457404 gene encoding adenylyl-sulfate kinase 3 isoform X1, with product MPAIRGPGACVYGTSGALRSRRAKDGELGFVGCCSGLGAARGPQLRSRVLRLGGRSARLAPVGAMEQGRTAYVNSKADGSEGENLHQISTVGNSTNIKWHGCSVDKLERQELLQQKGCVIWITGLSGSGKSTLACALSRGLHSRGKLTYILDGDNVRHGLNSDLSFRAEDRAENIRRIGEVAKLFADSGLICIASLISPYRKDRSACRAMLPGGDFIEVFMDVPLQVCEARDPKGLYKLARAGKIKGFTGIDDPYEPPLDCEIVLQQEGSKCASPCEMAEEVICFLEEKGYLRA from the exons ATGCCTGCGATTCGAGGGCCCGGCGCGTGCGTGTACGGGACCTCCGGGGCGCTCCGGTCGAGGCGGGCGAAGGACGGGGAGCTAGGGTTCGTCGGCTGCTGCTCGGGGCTGGGCGCCGCGCGCGGGCCGCAGCTGCGATCGCGTGTCCTCCGTCTCGGCGGGAGGTCGGCTCGTTTGGCGCCGGTCGGAGCGATGGAGCAGGGCAGGACCGCTTACGTCAATAGCAAGGCCGACGGCTCCGAAG GTGAAAATCTCCACCAGATATCTACTGTTGGAAACTCAACAAACATCAAGTGGCATGGTTGTTCGGTTGATAAACTTGAGAGGCAGGAGTTGCTTCAGCAAAAAGGCTGTGTCATATGGATCACGGGGCTCAGTGGTTCAG GGAAGAGCACACTAGCTTGTGCTTTAAGTCGGGGCTTGCATTCAAGAGGAAAGCTGACCTATATCCTTGATGGTGACAATGTTCGTCATGGTTTGAACAGTGATCTGAGTTTTAGGGCAGAAGATCGTGCGGAAAACATTCGAAGGATTG GCGAAGTAGCCAAGCTCTTTGCAGATTCAGGGTTGATTTGCATTGCTAGTTTGATATCCCCATATAGAAAAGATAGGTCAGCATGCCGTGCCATGTTGCCAGGAGGTGATTTCATCGAG GTCTTCATGGATGTGCCACTCCAAGTTTGTGAGGCAAGGGATCCCAAGGGTTTGTACAAGCTGGCACGAGCTGGAAAAATTAAAG GTTTTACAGGAATTGATGATCCATACGAGCCTCCACTTGATTGTGAG ATAGTGTTGCAGCAGGAAGGATCCAAATGTGCTTCCCCCTGTGAGATGGCTGAGGAAGTCATCTGCTTCCTGGAGGAGAAAGGGTACCTCAGGGCCTAA
- the LOC104414023 gene encoding uncharacterized protein LOC104414023 isoform X1: MKRPMSNFGSQVMRVFSALFGDKTEEKMGMRNKYRKPTTLHSNAGSRCSAFAIVWSFMGCLVLLHLISVCRQKDAANEGNHLRTSNRPVYLELETVEEDNFQIPQPKGKRSSHAPKNKSRNRKTHPIVDEFLDKKSQIRHVFFPDKRTAIDPMNSAGNDSFYYFPGRVWLDTEGNPIQAHGGGILYDERSGTYYWYGEYKDGPTYHAHKKGAARVDVLGVGCYSSKDLWTWKNEGIVLAATETNETHDLHKSKVLERPKVIYNEKTGKYVMWMHIDNANYTKAAVGIATSDYPTGPFNYLYSKRPHGFDSRDMTIFKDDDGIAYVMYSSENNSVLHVGPLTEDYLDVVNDMRRILVGQHREAPALFKHEGTYYMITSGCTGWAPNEAMAHAAESIMGPWETIGNPCIGGKKMFQLTTFLAQSTFVIPMPGQPGAFIFMADRWNPAELRDSRYVWLPLLVGGPVDGPLEYSFGFPLWARVSIYWHRKWRLPNGSSSSTK, from the exons ATGAAACGACCCATGTCGAATTTCGGGTCGCAGGTGATGCGGGTGTTTTCGG CATTATTTGGAGataagacagaagagaaaaTGGGGATGAGGAACAAATACCGGAAACCAACTACTTTGCATTCCAATGCAGGAAGCAGATGTTCTGCCTTCGCTATAGTATGGAGCTTCATGGGCTGTCTTGTTCTGCTTCATCTGATCTCAGTATGTCGTCAAAAAGATGCCGCAAACGAAGGGAACCATTTGCGAACAAGTAACCGTCCTGTATATCTTGAACTTGAGACGGTTGAGGAGGACAATTTTCAAATTCCTCAGCCTAAAGGGAAGCGTTCATCACACGCCCCTAAGAACAAAAGTAGAAATAGGAAAACTCACCCTATAGTTGATGAGTTTCTTGATAAGAAATCCCAAATTAGGCATGTCTTTTTCCCAGACAAGAGAACTGCAATCGATCCAATGAATAGTGCAGGAAATGACAGTTTTTACTACTTTCCGGGTAGAGTATGGCTAGATACTGAGGGAAATCCCATTCAGGCTCATGGTGGTGGGATCCTGTATGATGAGAGATCAGGGACATATTACTGGTACGGAGAGTATAAGGACGGGCCTACATACCATGCCCACAAAAAAGGAGCAGCAAGG GTCGATGTGTTAGGAGTCGGATGTTACTCATCCAAGGACTTATGGACATGGAAGAATGAAGGGATTGTTCTGGCAGCTACAGAAACAAACGAGACCCACGATCTTCACAAGTCCAAAGTCCTCGAAAGGCCAAAGGTGATTTACAATGAGAAGACTGGGAAGTATGTGATGTGGATGCACATTGACAATGCTAACTACACCAAGGCTGCTGTGGGTATTGCCACAAGTGACTACCCTACTGGCCCCTTCAATTATCTCTATAGCAAACGGCCCCATGGGTTTGATAGTAGGGACATGACCATATTCAAAGATGATGATGGCATAGCTTATGTCATGTATTCCTCAGAAAATAATAGCGTTCTACATGTCGGACCCCTCACCGAGGATTATCTCGATGTGGTCAATGACATGAGAAGGATACTCGTGGGACAGCATCGGGAAGCTCCAGCATTGTTTAAGCACGAAGGGACTTATTACATGATCACGTCTGGGTGCACCGGTTGGGCTCCAAACGAGGCAATGGCCCATGCGGCGGAATCAATTATGGGACCTTGGGAGACCATTGGGAATCCATGCATAGGCGggaaaaaaatgtttcagctCACCACATTTTTAGCTCAAAGTACATTTGTCATTCCAATGCCCGGTCAACCCGGTGCTTTCATCTTCATGGCAGATAGGTGGAATCCAGCTGAGTTGAGGGACTCTAGGTACGTATGGCTTCCTTTGCTTGTCGGGGGTCCTGTGGATGGACCCCTCGAGTACAGTTTTGGGTTTCCTTTATGGGCGAGGGTGTCGATCTATTGGCATAGGAAGTGGAGGCTTCCTAATGGGTCGAGTTCGTCAACAAAGTAA
- the LOC104416896 gene encoding uncharacterized protein LOC104416896 isoform X1 yields the protein MSKGNGVLVPFVLFLVSASVFPAQSLAAESPKTGERSGCGRPDPSRRFKCYHGGYDLRNKHYWASAAFTGVHGYVIAGAWMLSGLGFGIFMHLKSASTSSTDPSNLQRVIVISLVLLLILLAIVASGCILAANQRSHHRMRRLKETVLKAGEDARRTIRKIIATMTEMEYILLPYEPAVSFRLNLTTHQLGKESRVIQRFVQTNGHSINLAIQTSYIAHIMIVAVNLVLLTGAIVLLLLHWHPGLVMIILFCWILTTLCWVITGFDFFLLTFAEDTCSAFKDYIQNPKNNSLATILPCMDSSYSDQLMTEIGSTVHNFFSQLNAKTSLLYRSLGISELGDELPGAMKLCEPFSGPPDYSYIPRNCSKAEIPISNLPNVLAQFTCYRGNSPGKCKSEGKFLSESAYYMAWAYSRSIQDLINIYPDLKGLSECSFVKGRFEEAVLHQCRPLRASIHGLWSSMLALSIVMVLLVLAWVFKAWQDRRRAFPRRSIFPNS from the exons ATGTCAAAAGGCAATGGGGTTCTTGTGCCTTTCGTCCTCTTCTTGGTCTCAGCATCCGTGTTTCCGGCGCAGTCACTAGCAGCTGAATCCCCCAAAACTGGAGAAAGAAGTGGCTGCGGGCGGCCTGATCCTTCTCGCCGCTTCAAGTGTTACCATGGAGGTTACGATCTTCGGAACAAGCACTATTGGGCC TCTGCGGCATTTACAGGAGTTCACGGATACGTGATTGCCGGGGCATGGATGTTGAGTGGACTGGGCTTTGGAATCTTCATGCATTTGAAGAGCGCGAGCACAAGTTCAACAGACCCATCAAATCTCCAGAGAGTCATAGTAATCTCGCTCGTGCTCTTGCTCATCCTTCTTGCCAT AGTGGCCAGTGGTTGCATCCTTGCGGCAAATCAGAGGTCCCACCACAGAATGAGGAGGCTGAAAGAAACCGTTCTCAAAGCAGGCGAAGATGCTCGCCGAACAATTCGAAAAATCATTGCAACAATGACAGAAATGGAATACATATTGCTTCCCTATGAACCCGCCGTGTCTTTCCGGTTGAATTTGACCACTCATCAACTTGGAAAGGAATCGAGGGTCATCCAACGCTTTGTCCAGACGAACGGCCATTCAATCAATCTGGCAATTCAAACTTC GTACATTGCACACATCATGATCGTAGCAGTCAACTTGGTTCTGCTAACTGGGGCGATCG TTCTTCTTCTGCTACACTGGCATCCAGGACTCGTCAT GATAATTCTCTTTTGCTGGATCTTAACAACTCTTTGCTGGGTTATCACCGGCTTTGATTTCTTTCTCCTTAC TTTTGCAGAGGATACTTGCTCAGCGTTTAAAGATTATATACAGAATCCCAAAAACAACAGTCTTGCTACAATCCTACCATGTATGGACTCATCATACTCGGACCAACTCATGACAGAGATCGGCTCCACCGTTCACAACTTCTTCTCCCAG TTGAATGCCAAGACAAGCCTGTTATATCGGTCCTTAGGAATAAGTGAGCTAGGTGACGAGTTGCCTGGAGCCATGAAGTTATGTGAACCTTTTTCCGGGCCTCCTGACTACAGCTACATTCCCAGAAACTGCTCAAAGGCTGAGATACCAATCAGCAACTTGCCGAAC GTCCTTGCGCAGTTCACGTGCTACCGGGGAAACTCGCCGGGGAAATGCAAGAGCGAAGGGAAGTTCCTGTCGGAGTCCGCCTACTACATGGCCTGGGCATACAGTAGGTCCATCCAGGATCTGATCAACATATATCCTGATCTCAAGGGCCTATCAGAGTGCTCTTTTGTGAAGGGCAGGTTTGAGGAGGCTGTGTTGCACCAGTGCAGGCCACTTAGGGCCTCCATACATGGGTTATGGTCATCAATGCTTGCCCTGTCAATTGTGATGGTGCTTTTGGTGTTGGCATGGGTGTTCAAGGCATGGCAGGATAGGCGAAGAGCCTTCCCTAGGCGTTCTATTTTTCCCAATTCCTAG
- the LOC104416896 gene encoding uncharacterized protein LOC104416896 isoform X2, with product MLSGLGFGIFMHLKSASTSSTDPSNLQRVIVISLVLLLILLAIVASGCILAANQRSHHRMRRLKETVLKAGEDARRTIRKIIATMTEMEYILLPYEPAVSFRLNLTTHQLGKESRVIQRFVQTNGHSINLAIQTSYIAHIMIVAVNLVLLTGAIVLLLLHWHPGLVMIILFCWILTTLCWVITGFDFFLLTFAEDTCSAFKDYIQNPKNNSLATILPCMDSSYSDQLMTEIGSTVHNFFSQLNAKTSLLYRSLGISELGDELPGAMKLCEPFSGPPDYSYIPRNCSKAEIPISNLPNVLAQFTCYRGNSPGKCKSEGKFLSESAYYMAWAYSRSIQDLINIYPDLKGLSECSFVKGRFEEAVLHQCRPLRASIHGLWSSMLALSIVMVLLVLAWVFKAWQDRRRAFPRRSIFPNS from the exons ATGTTGAGTGGACTGGGCTTTGGAATCTTCATGCATTTGAAGAGCGCGAGCACAAGTTCAACAGACCCATCAAATCTCCAGAGAGTCATAGTAATCTCGCTCGTGCTCTTGCTCATCCTTCTTGCCAT AGTGGCCAGTGGTTGCATCCTTGCGGCAAATCAGAGGTCCCACCACAGAATGAGGAGGCTGAAAGAAACCGTTCTCAAAGCAGGCGAAGATGCTCGCCGAACAATTCGAAAAATCATTGCAACAATGACAGAAATGGAATACATATTGCTTCCCTATGAACCCGCCGTGTCTTTCCGGTTGAATTTGACCACTCATCAACTTGGAAAGGAATCGAGGGTCATCCAACGCTTTGTCCAGACGAACGGCCATTCAATCAATCTGGCAATTCAAACTTC GTACATTGCACACATCATGATCGTAGCAGTCAACTTGGTTCTGCTAACTGGGGCGATCG TTCTTCTTCTGCTACACTGGCATCCAGGACTCGTCAT GATAATTCTCTTTTGCTGGATCTTAACAACTCTTTGCTGGGTTATCACCGGCTTTGATTTCTTTCTCCTTAC TTTTGCAGAGGATACTTGCTCAGCGTTTAAAGATTATATACAGAATCCCAAAAACAACAGTCTTGCTACAATCCTACCATGTATGGACTCATCATACTCGGACCAACTCATGACAGAGATCGGCTCCACCGTTCACAACTTCTTCTCCCAG TTGAATGCCAAGACAAGCCTGTTATATCGGTCCTTAGGAATAAGTGAGCTAGGTGACGAGTTGCCTGGAGCCATGAAGTTATGTGAACCTTTTTCCGGGCCTCCTGACTACAGCTACATTCCCAGAAACTGCTCAAAGGCTGAGATACCAATCAGCAACTTGCCGAAC GTCCTTGCGCAGTTCACGTGCTACCGGGGAAACTCGCCGGGGAAATGCAAGAGCGAAGGGAAGTTCCTGTCGGAGTCCGCCTACTACATGGCCTGGGCATACAGTAGGTCCATCCAGGATCTGATCAACATATATCCTGATCTCAAGGGCCTATCAGAGTGCTCTTTTGTGAAGGGCAGGTTTGAGGAGGCTGTGTTGCACCAGTGCAGGCCACTTAGGGCCTCCATACATGGGTTATGGTCATCAATGCTTGCCCTGTCAATTGTGATGGTGCTTTTGGTGTTGGCATGGGTGTTCAAGGCATGGCAGGATAGGCGAAGAGCCTTCCCTAGGCGTTCTATTTTTCCCAATTCCTAG
- the LOC104414024 gene encoding LOW QUALITY PROTEIN: pentatricopeptide repeat-containing protein At5g67570, chloroplastic (The sequence of the model RefSeq protein was modified relative to this genomic sequence to represent the inferred CDS: inserted 1 base in 1 codon) translates to MEASPGFSQPPPSPKFQPDTEKIKRRLLNHGVFPTPRIVHNIRKKAIQKHNRRQVRLANSAPSPPLSETQKRALTEEAEEEDFRSLRREYREFNKAVRARSEEGGGGLMVGVPWERIERVRLREIAGGSEGSGGNKLKKESLRELGEMFEERSREELRWVLDDDMELEGIGLESERFQWDPMKRRTRTEDETIAFLVKRLGAKEIEWKDWKFSRMMKLSGLQFMEKQLLKILRGLGNGGHWKQAIGVVEWVYHDKERRRWRSRFVYTKLLAVLGNARRPQEALHFFNLMREDIHLYPDMAAYHSIAVTLGQSGLVRELLNIVELMRQKPSKIIKNGRRKNWDPVLEPDLVVYNAVLNACVPSHQWKGVSWVFEQLRKSGLKPNGATYGLAMEVMLQCGKYDLVHDLFRKMKRSGEALSAITYKVLVRTFWEEGKIDEAVKAVREMEWRGVVGKAGVYYELACCLCNSGRWKEAILEVEKLRKLPDAKPIEIAFTGMITSAMEGGHISDCPSIFNQMRGLCAPNIGTINIMLKVFGKHDMFSNAKELFEEVKGTRYISTKCQDGGNTLVPDEYTFGSMLEASTSALQWEYFEYVYKEMSLSGYHLDQNKHASLLVAASRAGKGHLLEHAFDAILESGEVPPPLFFVEMVFQAAIQHQYERAVTIIAAMTHASFQLSERQWMDHFVENADRIXKNCLQDLLSALQESNVTTEGTFTNLLRSLRSLCESASAVSRDISDLGVSLPGPRTEYLSGGHEELETEQTNWLKVSANLASSMLNSSSQTSCDMVGDETQGEIMHRSRSTSCCEEGRNDLDSNALANDMANGESASLDSVLSSFNLDGSLKEFDENEPDLPPDGTEDSEPIFCQQRMRF, encoded by the exons ATGGAAGCTTCACCAGGTTTCTCTCAACCTCCACCGTCGCCCAAGTTCCAACCCGACACCGAGAAAATCAAGCGCAGGCTCCTAAACCATGGAGTTTTCCCCACACCCAGAATCGTCCACAACATCCGCAAGAAAGCCATCCAGAAGCACAACCGCAGGCAAGTCCGCCTCGCCAACTCGGCCCCGAGCCCGCCCCTTTCCGAGACCCAGAAACGAGCGCTGACCGaggaggccgaggaggaggatttCCGGAGTTTGAGGCGAGAGTACAGAGAATTCAACAAGGCCGTGAGGGCGAGGAGCGAGGAGGGCGGTGGAGGGTTGATGGTGGGTGTGCCTTGGGAGAGGATAGAGAGGGTCAGGTTGAGGGAGATTGCCGGCGGGAGTGAAGGGTCCGGCGGGAATAAGCTCAAGAAGGAGAGTTTGAGGGAGCTGGGTGAAATGTTTGAGGAGAGGAGTAGGGAGGAGTTGCGGTGGGTTTTGGACGATGACATGGAGTTGGAGGGGATTGGGTTGGAGAGTGAAAGGTTCCAGTGGGACCCAAtgaagaggaggacgaggactGAGGATGAGACTATTGCttttcttgtcaaaag GTTAGGTGCCAAGGAGATCGAATGGAAGGATTGGAAGTTCTCGAGGATGATGAAGCTATCGGGATTGCAGTTCATGGAAAAGCAGTTGCTCAAGATTTTGCGTGGGCTAGGAAATGGTGGGCATTGGAAACAGGCAATAGGGGTTGTTGAATGGGTGTATCATGATAAAGAACGAAGACGTTGGAGGAGCAG ATTTGTCTACACAAAACTGCTGGCAGTTCTTGGAAATGCAAGGAGGCCCCAGGAAGCTCTCCATTTCTTCAATCTGATGCGT GAAGATATTCATCTATATCCAGATATGGCTGCATACCACAGCATTGCTGTAACCCTTGGCCAAAGTGGTCTTGTGAGAGAATTGCTGAACATTGTTGAGTTAATGAGACAGAAGCCTTCgaagataataaaaaatgggCGCCGGAAGAACTGGGATCCAGTCCTTGAACCTGATTTAGTTGTGTATAATGCT GTGCTGAATGCCTGTGTTCCGTCTCACCAGTGGAAGGGTGTTTCCTGGGTGTTTGAGCAGTTAAGAAAGAGTGGATTGAAGCCCAATGGAGCAACATATGGACTGGCAATGGAG GTAATGCTTCAATGTGGAAAGTATGACCTTGTCCATGATTTGTTCCGGAAAATGAAGAGAAGCGGGGAAGCCCTTAGTGCTATTACTTACAAAG TCCTTGTCAGAACCTTTTGGGAGGAGGGTAAAATTGATGAAGCTGTAAAAGCTGTCAGAGAGATGGAATGGAGGGGAGTGGTCGGAAAGGCTGGTGTATATTACGAATTGGCGTGCTGCCTCTGTAACAGTGGAAGATGGAAAGAAGCTATATTGGAG GTTGAGAAGCTGAGGAAGCTTCCAGATGCTAAACCGATAGAAATAGCCTTCACTGGGATGATAACATCTGCAATGGAAGGTGGACATATTAGTGATTGCCCGTCCATTTTTAATCAGATGAGAGGCCTTTGTGCTCCTAATATAGGGACCATAAACATCATGCTAAAGGTTTTTGGCAAACATGATATGTTTTCTAATGCTAAAGAATTGTTTGAGGAAGTTAAGGGAACCAGATATATTTCCACTAAGTGCCAGGATGGTGGCAACACATTGGTTCCAGACGAGTACACATTTGGCTCAATGCTTGAGGCATCCACTAGTGCTCTTCAGTGGGAATATTTTGAATATGTTTACAAGGAAATGTCACTCTCAGGGTATCACCTAGACCAAAACAAGCACGCTTCACTGCTTGTGGCAGCATCTAGAGCTGGCAAG GGCCATCTACTTGAGCATGCATTTGATGCAATTCTAGAAAGTGGTGAAGTGCCTCCCCCATTATTCTTTGTTGAGATGGTTTTCCAAGCTGCAATTCAACATCAGTATGAAAGAGCGGTCACCATCATTGCTGCTATGACTCATGCATCCTTTCAGCTTAGTGAAAGGCAATGGATGGACCATTTTGTGGAAAATGCAGACAGGA GGAAAAATTGTTTGCAGGACCTTCTGAGTGCTCTCCAAGAAAGCAATGTAACAACAGAAGGCACTTTCACCAACTTGTTGAGATCACTGCGTTCTCTCTGTGAATCTGCATCTGCCGTATCAAGAGATATCTCAGATTTGGGCGTTTCTCTGCCAGGACCAAGAACTGAATATCTTTCAGGGGGTCATGAGGAACTGGAAACTGAACAGACAAATTGGCTAAAGGTTTCTGCAAATCTTGCCTCTTCTATGCTTAACTCTTCTAGCCAAACCAGCTGCGACATGGTAGGAGATGAGACTCAGGGAGAGATTATGCATAGGTCTCGGAGTACCTCATGTTGTGAAGAGGGAAGAAATGACCTTGACAGCAATGCGTTAGCAAATGACATGGCGAACGGTGAATCCGCTAGCTTGGACAGTGTTCTCTCGAGCTTCAATTTGGATGGGAGCTTAAAAGAATTTGACGAAAATGAACCTGACTTGCCACCCGATGGAACTGAGGATTCTGAACCAATCTTTTGCCAACAGCGCATGAGATTCTGA
- the LOC104414025 gene encoding LOW QUALITY PROTEIN: 50S ribosomal protein L7/L12 (The sequence of the model RefSeq protein was modified relative to this genomic sequence to represent the inferred CDS: inserted 1 base in 1 codon) produces the protein MIHPRSLLELFAASRSPAHRRSFCNPTAAAAAAAAEPRTQKLERIADELLSLNKLERYDYSILFRLKMGLHRYGPAITGVGSAGAGADAKGAGAGAAAAAAAEKTVFDIKLEKFEAAAKIKIIKEVRGFTDLGLKEAKDLVEKAPAVLKKGXTKEEAAPIVEKLKELGATVVLE, from the exons ATGATCCACCCCAGATCGCTCCTCGAGCTCTTCGCCGCCTCCCGGAGCCCCGCCCACCGCCGCTCCTTCTGCAACCcgacggccgccgccgccgccgccgcagccgagCCCCGGACCCAGAAGCTCGAGCGCATCGCCGACGAGCTCCTCAGCCTCAACAAGCTCGAGAGATACGACTACTCCATCCTCTTCCGCCTCAAGATGGGCCTCCACCGGTACGGCCCCGCGATCACCGGAGTCGGGTCGGCGGGGGCCGGGGCGGACGCGAAGGGGGCGGGCGCGggcgccgcggcggcggcggcggcggagaagaCGGTGTTCGACATCAAGTTGGAGAAGTTCGAGGCGGCGGCGAAGATAAAGATCATCAAGGAGGTGAGGGGGTTCACGGATTTGGGGCTGAAGGAGGCCAAGGACTTGGTGGAGAAGGCGCCGGCGGTTTTGAAGAAGG TTACGAAGGAGGAGGCGGCGCCGATCGTGGAGAAGCTCAAGGAATTGGGCGCTACCGTGGTGTTGGAATGA
- the LOC104414023 gene encoding uncharacterized protein LOC104414023 isoform X2, which yields MKRPMSNFGSQVMRVFSGSRCSAFAIVWSFMGCLVLLHLISVCRQKDAANEGNHLRTSNRPVYLELETVEEDNFQIPQPKGKRSSHAPKNKSRNRKTHPIVDEFLDKKSQIRHVFFPDKRTAIDPMNSAGNDSFYYFPGRVWLDTEGNPIQAHGGGILYDERSGTYYWYGEYKDGPTYHAHKKGAARVDVLGVGCYSSKDLWTWKNEGIVLAATETNETHDLHKSKVLERPKVIYNEKTGKYVMWMHIDNANYTKAAVGIATSDYPTGPFNYLYSKRPHGFDSRDMTIFKDDDGIAYVMYSSENNSVLHVGPLTEDYLDVVNDMRRILVGQHREAPALFKHEGTYYMITSGCTGWAPNEAMAHAAESIMGPWETIGNPCIGGKKMFQLTTFLAQSTFVIPMPGQPGAFIFMADRWNPAELRDSRYVWLPLLVGGPVDGPLEYSFGFPLWARVSIYWHRKWRLPNGSSSSTK from the exons ATGAAACGACCCATGTCGAATTTCGGGTCGCAGGTGATGCGGGTGTTTTCGG GAAGCAGATGTTCTGCCTTCGCTATAGTATGGAGCTTCATGGGCTGTCTTGTTCTGCTTCATCTGATCTCAGTATGTCGTCAAAAAGATGCCGCAAACGAAGGGAACCATTTGCGAACAAGTAACCGTCCTGTATATCTTGAACTTGAGACGGTTGAGGAGGACAATTTTCAAATTCCTCAGCCTAAAGGGAAGCGTTCATCACACGCCCCTAAGAACAAAAGTAGAAATAGGAAAACTCACCCTATAGTTGATGAGTTTCTTGATAAGAAATCCCAAATTAGGCATGTCTTTTTCCCAGACAAGAGAACTGCAATCGATCCAATGAATAGTGCAGGAAATGACAGTTTTTACTACTTTCCGGGTAGAGTATGGCTAGATACTGAGGGAAATCCCATTCAGGCTCATGGTGGTGGGATCCTGTATGATGAGAGATCAGGGACATATTACTGGTACGGAGAGTATAAGGACGGGCCTACATACCATGCCCACAAAAAAGGAGCAGCAAGG GTCGATGTGTTAGGAGTCGGATGTTACTCATCCAAGGACTTATGGACATGGAAGAATGAAGGGATTGTTCTGGCAGCTACAGAAACAAACGAGACCCACGATCTTCACAAGTCCAAAGTCCTCGAAAGGCCAAAGGTGATTTACAATGAGAAGACTGGGAAGTATGTGATGTGGATGCACATTGACAATGCTAACTACACCAAGGCTGCTGTGGGTATTGCCACAAGTGACTACCCTACTGGCCCCTTCAATTATCTCTATAGCAAACGGCCCCATGGGTTTGATAGTAGGGACATGACCATATTCAAAGATGATGATGGCATAGCTTATGTCATGTATTCCTCAGAAAATAATAGCGTTCTACATGTCGGACCCCTCACCGAGGATTATCTCGATGTGGTCAATGACATGAGAAGGATACTCGTGGGACAGCATCGGGAAGCTCCAGCATTGTTTAAGCACGAAGGGACTTATTACATGATCACGTCTGGGTGCACCGGTTGGGCTCCAAACGAGGCAATGGCCCATGCGGCGGAATCAATTATGGGACCTTGGGAGACCATTGGGAATCCATGCATAGGCGggaaaaaaatgtttcagctCACCACATTTTTAGCTCAAAGTACATTTGTCATTCCAATGCCCGGTCAACCCGGTGCTTTCATCTTCATGGCAGATAGGTGGAATCCAGCTGAGTTGAGGGACTCTAGGTACGTATGGCTTCCTTTGCTTGTCGGGGGTCCTGTGGATGGACCCCTCGAGTACAGTTTTGGGTTTCCTTTATGGGCGAGGGTGTCGATCTATTGGCATAGGAAGTGGAGGCTTCCTAATGGGTCGAGTTCGTCAACAAAGTAA
- the LOC104457404 gene encoding adenylyl-sulfate kinase, chloroplastic isoform X2: protein MISTVGNSTNIKWHGCSVDKLERQELLQQKGCVIWITGLSGSGKSTLACALSRGLHSRGKLTYILDGDNVRHGLNSDLSFRAEDRAENIRRIGEVAKLFADSGLICIASLISPYRKDRSACRAMLPGGDFIEVFMDVPLQVCEARDPKGLYKLARAGKIKGFTGIDDPYEPPLDCEIVLQQEGSKCASPCEMAEEVICFLEEKGYLRA, encoded by the exons ATG ATATCTACTGTTGGAAACTCAACAAACATCAAGTGGCATGGTTGTTCGGTTGATAAACTTGAGAGGCAGGAGTTGCTTCAGCAAAAAGGCTGTGTCATATGGATCACGGGGCTCAGTGGTTCAG GGAAGAGCACACTAGCTTGTGCTTTAAGTCGGGGCTTGCATTCAAGAGGAAAGCTGACCTATATCCTTGATGGTGACAATGTTCGTCATGGTTTGAACAGTGATCTGAGTTTTAGGGCAGAAGATCGTGCGGAAAACATTCGAAGGATTG GCGAAGTAGCCAAGCTCTTTGCAGATTCAGGGTTGATTTGCATTGCTAGTTTGATATCCCCATATAGAAAAGATAGGTCAGCATGCCGTGCCATGTTGCCAGGAGGTGATTTCATCGAG GTCTTCATGGATGTGCCACTCCAAGTTTGTGAGGCAAGGGATCCCAAGGGTTTGTACAAGCTGGCACGAGCTGGAAAAATTAAAG GTTTTACAGGAATTGATGATCCATACGAGCCTCCACTTGATTGTGAG ATAGTGTTGCAGCAGGAAGGATCCAAATGTGCTTCCCCCTGTGAGATGGCTGAGGAAGTCATCTGCTTCCTGGAGGAGAAAGGGTACCTCAGGGCCTAA